A single region of the Pygocentrus nattereri isolate fPygNat1 chromosome 27, fPygNat1.pri, whole genome shotgun sequence genome encodes:
- the mrpl3 gene encoding 39S ribosomal protein L3, mitochondrial — MAAWTRGLLRLGEALLKGAPVTAYRTVASLERIPAVQCVRTIKTSTWWDEHLTEDNANVMRRAVAEEYKQLTVDRLNPLKDEPWPRHEWDEKSRRVGLVAVKLGMMPVWTKSGERHVVTMLQVQDCHVIKHIPKEEYNGRTAALIIGAKNSPPFYRTEESLEMFRNAGVPPKQKVTTFHVTDNAVIKPGTPLYAAHFRPGQYVDVTAKTIGKGFQGVMKRWGFSGQPASHGQTKTHRRPGSLGPGGDPAKVFKGKKMPGKMGNVFDTAFGLKVWRVNTKANILYINGSVPGHRNCLVKVRDTILPHRLEKNRNPPFPTFFADGDEELPEDLYDENMFQFGEPIPG; from the exons ATGGCAGCGTGGACCCGCGGGCTTCTCCGGCTTGGTGAGGCACTGCTGAAGGGAGCGCCTGTAACCGCTTACCGGACTGTGGCGTCGCTCGAGCG TATTCCCGCTGTCCAGTGCGTCAGGACTATCAAGACCTCTACTTGGTGGGATGAACATCTCACAGAAGATAACGCCAATGTCATGAGAAGGGCTGTGGCTGAGGAGTACAAACAGCTCACTGTGGACAGACTAAACCCACTGAAGGACGAGCCTTGGCCCCGGCATGAATGGGACGAAA AGAGTCGGAGGGTTGGTCTTGTGGCAGTCAAGCTCGGGATGATGCCTGTGTGGACCAAGTCAGGAGAGAGACATGTGGTGACAATGCTACAG GTGCAGGACTGCCATGTGATCAAGCACATACCTAAAGAAGAGTACAATGGCCGGACAGCTGCTCTGATCATAGGGGCTAAAAACTCTCCTCCCTTTTAT CGGACAGAGGAGTCTCTGGAGATGTTCCGGAATGCTGGAGTACCTCCGAAACAAAAAGTGACGACGTTCCATGTGACAGACAATGCTGTCATCAAGCCAG GCACTCCTCTCTATGCTGCTCACTTCCGTCCAGGACAGTATGTGGATGTTACGGCAAAAAC GATTGGAAAAGGTTTTCAGGGAGTAATGAAGCGCTGGGGTTTCAGTGGACAGCCAGCCTCTCATGGTCAAACCAAAACCCACAGGAGGCCCGGCTCATTGGGACCTGGAGGG gaTCCTGCTAAAGTTTTTAAAGGAAAGAAGATGCCAGGCAAGATGGGAAATGTTTTTGACACAGCGTTTGGCTTAAAG GTTTGGAGGGTGAACACCAAAGCTAACATTCTGTACATCAATGGGTCGGTTCCAGGACATCGCAACTGCTTGGTCAAG GTAAGAGACACCATTCTGCCTCATCGCCTGGAGAAGAACAGAAACCCTCCCTTCCCCACATTTTTCGCTGATGGAGATGAGGAGCTTCCTGAAGACCTTTACGATGAGAACATGTTTCAGTTTGGAGAGCCGATTCCTGGCTGA